A region from the Chrysoperla carnea chromosome 4, inChrCarn1.1, whole genome shotgun sequence genome encodes:
- the LOC123298082 gene encoding NEDD4-binding protein 1-like yields the protein MSSSKMRRYIYSPRDGQDLNLSSKEKRLSLLNQSRNLTIELDKSIEQPKKKSKKNDKSQFKELIPKSPTTTANTPINDKKKNRKQKKKISPRRSIFNKSLSSKSIDSLKALKRALNKSLNKMNQNKKYKNSFNSSSEKVIKKKKRQHSLEVSSENAVKKKRRKIEPFVTSTPLNKGIVKRVNRRKNKNKKNKTVHKDQTSIYNPEYHLHSTLKLSENRELTDNRDIIDITSPQPKNHPFVTLSETPINQHLSINLTPNIYKKLALNMPDIIEIDDDEEVQTPGGPEIDYVNLLSPSVNGDESVKDDDSCIIIDDTPNKTAGTQMTPRSSYHHDRVIEIGTQITPHQTNVSTNTSKFTYSQVVGTKSVQTVTTSNNNVVTQSTSTSITQISKNLHQSTSPAQKKQPKEQQQQRITPQNFNFQQNNGVISDFVQRIKQLEDQFIKHALLPQNEQNTQNNQTNSNYNPKFGSNIYNPKQVVKRGLRLIVIDGSNVAMGHSNGKYFSCEGLKICIDYFLKRGHEVKAFVPQYRRQHHQSSNPELLEHLAKCNLVIFTPSRQVNGRLIIPYDDRYIVQCAAERGGVIVSNDNYRDLLAENPAWRETITKRLLMWTWCGDMIMFPIDPCGRGGPSLDSFLRF from the exons ATGAGTTCTTCAAAAATgag ACGTTATATTTATAGTCCACGAGATGGTCAAGATTTAAATCTATCTAGTAAAGAAAAACGACTTTCTTTACTAAATCAATCAAGAAACTTAACTATTGAACTAGATAAAAGTATCGAACAACCGAAGAAAAAgtccaaaaaaaatgacaaaagtcAATTCAAAGAATTAATACCAAAATCACCAACCACAACTGCAAATACACCGATCaatgacaagaaaaaaaatagaaaacagaaGAAGAAAATTTCACCTCGAAGAAGTATATTTAACAAATCACTTAGTTCAAAAAGTATCGATAGCTTAAAAGCATTAAAAAGagctttaaataaatctttaaataaaatgaatcagaataaaaaatataaaaactcgtTTAATTCAAGTTCGGAAAAGgtaatcaaaaagaaaaaacgtCAACATTCATTGGAAGTAAGTTCAGAAAATGCCGTGAAAAAGAAAAGACGAAAAATAGAACCATTTGTTACCAGTACACCATTAAATAAAGGAATCGTTAAGAGAGTAAATAGGcgtaaaaataagaataaaaagaataaaacagTTCATAAAGATCAGACATCTATATATAATCCTGAATATCATTTACATTCAACGTTAAAATTATCAGAGAATAGAGAATTAACTGATAATAGAGATATCatcgatattacgtcaccacaACCGAAAAACCATCCATTTGTAACACTATCCGAGACACCAATAAATCAACacttatcaattaatttaacaccaaatatttataaaaaattagctttaaaTATGCCAGATATTATTGAGATTGATGATGACGAAGAAGTTCAAACACCAGGGGGACCAGAAATagattatgttaatttattatcacCAAGTGTAAATGGAGACGAGTCTGTAAAAGATGATGATAGTTGTATAATCATTGATGATACTCCAAATAAAACAGCAGGAACACAAATGACACCAAGATCATCGTATCACCACGATCGTGTTATTGAAATTGGAACACAAATAACACCTCATCAAACGAATGTATCAACAAATACATCAAAATTCACTTATAGTCAAGTTGTGGGTACTAAATCGGTGCAAACTGTAACTACTTCTAATAATAATGTTGTCACACAAAGTACCAGCACATCAATTACACAAATATCAAAGAATCTACATCAAAGTACAAGTCCAGCTCAGAAGAAACAACCGAAAGAACAACAACAGCAGCGAATTACaccacaaaattttaattttcaacaaaataatggTGTTATTTCGGATTTTGTTCAACGGATTAAACAGTTAGAGGatcaatttattaaacatgCATTGTTACCACAAAACGAACAAAATACgcaaaataatcaaacaaatagtaattataatcCGAAATTCggttctaatatttataatccgAAACAAGTTGTTAAAAGAGGTTTAAGATTAATTGTAATTGATGGAAGTAATGTTGCAATGGG CCATTCAAAtgggaaatatttttcatgtgaaggattaaaaatttgtatcgattatTTCTTAAAACGGGGACACGAAGTAAAAGCTTTTGTACCTCAATATCGTCGTCAACATCATCAAAGTTCAAATCCAGAGCTTTTAGAACATTTAGCCAAGTGTAATTTAGTCATATTTACACCATCCAGACAAGTTAATGGTCGGCTGATTATTCCCTATGATGATAG GTATATAGTTCAATGTGCAGCTGAACGAGGAGGTGTAATAGTATCAAATGATAACTACCGAGACTTATTAGCAGAAAATCCAGCATGGCGTGAAACAATTACAAAACGATTATTAATGTGGACATGGTGTGGGGACATGATAATGTTTCCAATTGATCCATGTGGACGAGGTGGTCCTTCACTTGATTCCTTCTTACGTTTCTa A
- the LOC123298104 gene encoding leptin receptor gene-related protein, translating into MAGVKGLVGLAFLGSIGMTLVILACALPENKLWWPFFVVVFYLLAPLPTLIARRYNENPGGSNSTLECAIFITMGIVISAFALVIVLARAEVIRWTACYLTLTGNVIVFATLIGFFLTFDSDDSDYTMW; encoded by the exons ATGGCAGGTGTAAAAG ggttAGTCGGATTGGCCTTTTTAGGTTCAATTGGAATGACATTGGTTATATTGGCATGTGCGTTGCCAGAAAATAA ATTATGGTGGCCATTTTTCGTGGTTGTATTCTATCTATTGGCACCATTACCCACATTAATTGCAAGAAGATACAATGAAAATCCTGGAGGAAGTAATTCTACTTTAGAATGTGCAATATTTATAACGATGGGTATAGTAATTAGCGCATTTGCATTAGTCATCGTCTTAGCTCGAGCAGAAGtt ATTCGTTGGACGGCATGTTATTTAACGTTAACAGGCAATGTGATTGTGTTTGCAACATTGATTGGATTTTTCTTAACGTTTGATTCAGACGACTCAGATTATACGATGTGGTGA
- the LOC123298779 gene encoding transmembrane protein adipocyte-associated 1 homolog: MSIFDENLMLESNSSTNEHICRLILYIELSNTSIRLWDIIILVPNMIFLIFLMFRFNRARLKLRATSSPIFLAFYGLVLANVVISVIRCCVSMSVNAAAPIGSVTDKILWVTVRFFLLATEMSVVIFGLAFGHLDSRSSIRYVLIATTFISLVYTIIQGVLEIVLPDDSFHIHSKDFDLYGHGGMLFWFCSSLVFTIVYLLIFILPWTRLRERLALPIKKSFYIYIFLLFLLDLVQSIGSGLLNYDIVEGLCVVDVTTGLYFTLLTPLVYITFLSEFLGVTQPTIMFSYKAQVDDNMEDDTVSLPHQQSFSSLKTDSDYIYQNPNAYDSTQFNIGGVTPVNPLYTASLQSPDSITGYSITSNQSLEIGGTTHGYQQNFSIQNS; this comes from the exons atgagTATTTTTGATGAGAATCTTATGTTGGAATCGAATTCTAGCACTAACGAACATATTTGtagattaattttatatatcgaATTATCTAATACAAG tattcgacTATGGGATATAATTATATTAGTTcctaatatgatatttttaatatttttaatgtttcgaTTCAATCGTGCACGATTAAAGTTACGTGCTACAAGTAGTCCAATATTTTTGGCATTTTATGGTCTGGTATTAGCAAATGTAGTTATCAGCGTAATACGATGTTGTGTATCAATGTCAGTAAATGCAGCTGCTCCAATTGGTAGTGTTACGGATAAAATATTATGGGTCACAGTGCGATTTTTTTTACTTGCTACCGAAATGAGTGTCGTGATATTTGGCTTAGCATTtg GTCATTTGGATAGCAGAAGTAGCATACGATATGTGCTGATAGCAACAACGTTTATATCATTGGTGTACACAATAATTCAAGGTGTTTTGGAAATTGTTCTACCCGATGATAGTTTTCATATACATTCTAAAGATTTTGATTTATATGGACATGGTGGAATGCTATTTTGGTTCTGTTCATCATTGGTATTCACTATcgtatatttattgatatttatattaccATGGACTCGTTTACGAGAGCGATTAGCATTACCTA ttaagaagtcattttatatttatatatttttgctatTCTTATTGGATTTGGTACAATCAATCGGAAGTGGtttgttaaattatgatattgTAGAAGGATTATGTGTGGTCGATGTAACAACTGgactttattttacattattaacaCCATTAGTATATATTACTTTCCTCAGCGAGTTTTTAGG AGTTACACAACCAACAATAATGTTCTCTTATAAGGCACAAGTGGATGATAACATGGAAGATGATACAGTATCGTTACCACATCAACAATCGTTTAGTTCTTTAAAGACTGATTCCgattatatatatcaaaatcCAAATGCTTATGATAGCACTCAATTTAATATAGGTGGTGTAACACCAGTCAATCCACTTTATACAGCTTCATTACAAAGTCCTGATAGTATTACTGGTTATAGCATTACATCCAATCAGAGTTTAGAAATTGGTGGCACTACACATggttatcaacaaaatttttctattcaaaattcataa